DNA sequence from the Salvelinus sp. IW2-2015 linkage group LG37, ASM291031v2, whole genome shotgun sequence genome:
CAGGCTTTTGACTGACCTGAGAATAGagtccgtctgtctctgtctattagTTTATTTTAATTGGCATGCCATTGCCAGTTTGTCTCCCTGGATTGAAACAGGGTTGCACTACTGATGTTGATACTGTCAACTTTAACTGTTAACGTTAGCTGTTACCACGACAATCAACACGTACGGGCCAAGAATGATGTGTTTGACATTGGCTTTGCTGGCCCCTGATGATGCTGCGACTTCAGGTTGAAATCCAAGACCCAAAAGCGACCACCACAGATATTTGCCATTCGTTCTCTGAATGTTCGACATACTTCCAGCGAGCTGCAAACGTTTAGATCTAAAAACTAGCTGCTAGTTAGCAAAAGACTGAAAACGTTACAGATACGAGGAAGGCTAACACGTTAACATTAGTTAGCGAGTTGGGCAGAAACAGAAAGCAAACATGGCTAGTTAGTAATGCGCCTTACCGTCGTCTAAATTCAACAAAGGATACAAATATAGTTAAcgacataaaaaataaatgaacaccATAAATATGTAGTTACTCGACATTACGCATGCCAATTTTTAAGAATGTCTTCCTCAAACCGCCAAATATTTTAAGAAAGAAAATAATTAGATCAGCCGGATGTTGGTGTGCATACTTCCTGTGTCGCGCATAATTATGTCCCCCTGCCGATCTCGGATCGATCTCTCGCTGCTAGTCGGTTATCAACAATTACATTTGAATTGTGATGTCTTATATTGAAATCACGACTGGTAAAAATTGAATTATTGAATTCCAATTAGACTAGTTCAACTGCTGGACTGAGAGATACATTTTACGTCTACCTAGATTCATTTATTTCTGCCGGGGTGTGTCTTTGTCTATACAGTTATTGGTCTTTGTGAGTGATAACTAAAATGGCTGAGCAGGGAGTTCTCCTGGACCAGGACCAGTTCTGCTGCTCTATCTGTCTGGATTTACTGAAGGAGCCGGTCACTATCAACTGTGGACACAGTTACTGTAGCAATTGTATTGAGGACTGCTGGGATAAGGATGATCCAAAGGGCGTCTACAACTGTCCCCAGTGCAGACAGACTTTCTCGCCTAGGCCTGCTCTGATGAAGAATAGCCTGCTAGCCATGGTGGTTGGGAACATGAAGAAGATAGGACTCCAGCCTACTCCTCCTGCTATTTGCTTTGCTGGACCTGGAGATGTGGAATGTGATTTCTGCAATGGAAGAAAGCAGAAAGCTCTCAAATCATGTCTGGTGTGTCTAGCCTCTTACTGCGAGACTCATCTCCAGCCTCATTATAATATAGCTCCATTGATGAAGCACAAGCTGATCAAAGCCACCTCACAATTGCAGGACAATATCTGCTCTCATCATGACAAACTGCTGGAGATTTTCTGCCGGACCGATCAGCAGTGTATCTGTTATCTGTGTACCATGGATGAACATAAAGGCCATGATACAGTCTCAATCACAGCTGAAAAGATGGAGAAACAGGTGAGAATCAAgcaaatattacatttattttgataaAAATCACATTTAGATGGGCATATGAGACATATTTGCATTGTCACATCACATCAATACCATGTAGCTCAGTAAAGACCCCTCTTCATTAAGGTGGAAACTCTTTAGCCCCAAACAACTATAGACCTATAGTAATCTGTTCAATAGCAAAAACCTGTGAGAAATTATTACATTCCAAAATATATCAGTACCTAGATAAATAAAATATTACCCTTTTCAATCTGGCTTTAGACCCAACCATTCTACTACTACTAGAATATTACTGAAACTTACTACGATATACAAATTCTTCATCTGACCAAGGCATACTAAATGGTGGCATCTTTATTTGATTTAGTTAATCATTCATTCAATGTTCCTAGGAAAACTTAAAAACATTGGTTTCACTAAAAGATCACTAAACTGGTTCCATGCCAAGTATTCAACCGGGGGTCCTAGGTACTGCATTGGGTCAGTGAAaatatctatttaaaaaaatatatattctcaaatcctaatattgagcaaattacactcactggagtcaattacactcactggagtatctgacacAGGCTTTGAAAAAGCAACCGCGAATAGGCTACCAGTGCGACAAGtgctgctggtaagctttcttgacatggacatacatttttgccaacacaCGTCTAAgcgaaaatgtgtttggagttacctttctagctaataggctgTATAGTTAGGTGTTCCTAATATATACAGGGAAATCTAAGTTGATACATTGAAAAATAAATTGGTACCAATGCAGTTGTCTTCTAACTGGGAGTGACAGTTAATTTAGTGATTCAAACATTGTGCAATGATGTGTCTTATAATGGCATCCAATAATTAATTAGGAAATCTTGTTATGAATTACATGAAGGTAggtcttggttgtgttttggtaGATGATGTCACCATAGTCTAGGATAGGAAGCAGCAGTTGGGTAACTAAGGTCTTTCTAATGGATACTCTAAGATCTGTATAGAAAGCCAAACTTGTACTTtgatttaaaaccaaattatttGCTAGAAACCATTTTTTGTAAAGTGTTAATTTTATCTTGGAGAGTTGCTTGTATCTGCAAAATATTTTCACCTGATGAATAgagcaggggtcttcaaccttttcttgcagAGGAACCCCCTCCCGGGCAAATCGGTGACCCAGGAACCCCCACCATATgttagtaaaaacattttttttacacgtCTTGTCATCAGGTGAATAATAATGACAACGAGAACTATTCAACACTTTAAAATAATTTGGTCGATAGTTTCAATATTTTCACTTtcccacattataattggaagaggaagtgtaaactcttaacaatcaaatttatttcaatcaaatgtatttataaagacctttttacatcagcagatgttacaaagtgctatacagaaacccagcctaaaaccccaaacagcaagcaatgcagatatagacgtacggtggctaggaaaaactccctagaaaggcaggaacctaggaagaaacctagagaggaaccaggctctgaggggtggccagtcctcttctggctgtgccgggtggagattataagagtacatggccattccCAACTAGAAGACCACTGCATTGGTaccaatttatttttaaatgtatcaacTTAGATTtccctgtgtgtatatataaaggaACACCTAACTATACAAGACTCAGCAGCAATTACACATTCCAAGGGTACATCATGAGGTTGGAGTAAGATCTTTTCGATGTAAAGTCCCAACTGACTGGAATAATTGACTGTACCTATAGAAATCAGGGCATTAAATTCACACAATGAATTTAAGAAAGCCCTTTTATAAAATGTCAAATATTAGAAACATCACCATGTGGAGATATATTAgtaaatatgtatgtatatattatcCTTAGTTTCATTAGTTgtatagtagttgtagcagtagtttttaTTAGTTGTAGGGCTATTAGTAGTTGTACAactacatttagatttttttgctgtTAATGTACgttttgaattattattttattattgttagACAATCATTTCCATATTATTCTTGTTTCTAAGTATTGTTTGTTAGATTTGTTTTTCATTTGGACACTCTTGAAAATGAGATGGTGCATCTCAAGAGAGTTCATCCtgcaaaatgtcaaataaataacGTTTGTTTTTGTCCACAGAAGCAGATAGGGCTGAGTCAGCAGAAGGTCAAGCAGAGAgtccaggagagggagaaggagttgAAGGAAGTGCAAAAGGCTGTGGAGTCTCTCAGTGTGAGTATTGATCTGAGTAGATTAAccgtgttgtttctgtcgcagTATAGTTGCACAGATTATCAGATCCCACACTGCCTGGAGAAGTGTTTGCTATCTCAGGAACCACATTGGTATGATATAGCAATCTTCTAAGATGCACAGTATAATTGCAACAAAGATAACCTGGAATCACAACCCATTTCACTGCTTTTTAACCAGTCAGCCAGTTAGAGGCCACTCCAATCCCATAGGGCTCCAAGTTAGAGAgagtagattttttttaaacatgaaccGTTCTCTTGTCTTTGTCGGATCTGATAACAGCGCTCTGCACAGGCAGCAGTAGAGGAAAGTGAGAGGATCTTCATAGAATTTATTGACTCCGTTGAGCGAAGGCGCTCTgagatgaaggagctgatcgtagccCAGGAGTATACAGCTGTGAGTCAAGCTGAAGACCTCATGGAGCGTTTGGAGCAGGAGATCGCTGAGCTGAAGATGAGAGGGGTTGAGCTGGAGAAGCTCGCACACACAGAGGATCACATCCATTTCCTGGAGGTAGCTACACTGAAGGACCATCCGTCTGTTATTGCAAAAGGAACTCATTATTCTGGGGTGGGTTTCCCAAAGCCTTTGTAGCTATCTAAAGTAGTAAGTAGAATGTTATTTCTCTAGCTAGCCGACTTAAACTCATCCCTCTCGTAGAAAAGCAAAGTGAttaatttgaggaatttattAGTTCACGCATAGATTGACTGTTTAATCATTTTCTCGTGGCTatgtgctctctctcgctctgcagaGTTATCAGTCTCTCGCCAGTCCC
Encoded proteins:
- the LOC111960446 gene encoding tripartite motif-containing protein 16-like isoform X2, coding for MAEQGVLLDQDQFCCSICLDLLKEPVTINCGHSYCSNCIEDCWDKDDPKGVYNCPQCRQTFSPRPALMKNSLLAMVVGNMKKIGLQPTPPAICFAGPGDVECDFCNGRKQKALKSCLVCLASYCETHLQPHYNIAPLMKHKLIKATSQLQDNICSHHDKLLEIFCRTDQQCICYLCTMDEHKGHDTVSITAEKMEKQKQIGLSQQKVKQRVQEREKELKEVQKAVESLSRSAQAAVEESERIFIEFIDSVERRRSEMKELIVAQEYTAVSQAEDLMERLEQEIAELKMRGVELEKLAHTEDHIHFLESYQSLASPSVFSDLPTIAVRPLPYFEDVSEAVSNLREKLEGILKREWCRISTRVNLVDVLHPPEPKTRADFLQYSCRLTLDAHTLHRQLFLSELNRKVKLKRKGYSYPSGPDRFTQLCQVLCREGLSGRCYWEVEWSGWKIYAGASYKDISRSGPADDCQFGHNDKSWSLECCSNGYFFRHNNVKTEVARPQSSRVGLYLDHQAGTLSFYSVSDKMTLLHRVQTKFTQPLYPGFWLHCFKTTAELCELE
- the LOC111960446 gene encoding tripartite motif-containing protein 16-like isoform X3; protein product: MAEQGVLLDQDQFCCSICLDLLKEPVTINCGHSYCSNCIEDCWDKDDPKGVYNCPQCRQTFSPRPALMKNSLLAMVVGNMKKIGLQPTPPAICFAGPGDVECDFCNGRKQKALKSCLVCLASYCETHLQPHYNIAPLMKHKLIKATSQLQDNICSHHDKLLEIFCRTDQQCICYLCTMDEHKGHDTVSITAEKMEKQKQIGLSQQKVKQRVQEREKELKEVQKAVESLSRSAQAAVEESERIFIEFIDSVERRRSEMKELIVAQEYTAVSQAEDLMERLEQEIAELKMRGVELEKLAHTEDHIHFLESYQSLASPSVFSDLPTIAVRPLPYFEDVSEAVSNLREKLEGILKREWCRISTRGRLEMRVSSAYFGGISVLNLVDVLHPPEPKTRADFLQYSCRLTLDAHTLHRQLFLSELNRKVKLKRKGYSYPSGPDRFTQLCQVLCREGLSGRCYWEVEWSGWKIYAGASYKDISRSGPADDCQFGHNDKSWSLECCSNGYFFRHNNVKTEVARPQSSRVGLYLDHQAGTLSFYSVSDKMTLLHRVQTKFTQPLYPGFWLHCFKTTAELCELE
- the LOC111960446 gene encoding tripartite motif-containing protein 16-like isoform X1; translation: MAEQGVLLDQDQFCCSICLDLLKEPVTINCGHSYCSNCIEDCWDKDDPKGVYNCPQCRQTFSPRPALMKNSLLAMVVGNMKKIGLQPTPPAICFAGPGDVECDFCNGRKQKALKSCLVCLASYCETHLQPHYNIAPLMKHKLIKATSQLQDNICSHHDKLLEIFCRTDQQCICYLCTMDEHKGHDTVSITAEKMEKQKQIGLSQQKVKQRVQEREKELKEVQKAVESLSRSAQAAVEESERIFIEFIDSVERRRSEMKELIVAQEYTAVSQAEDLMERLEQEIAELKMRGVELEKLAHTEDHIHFLEVATLKDHPSVIAKGTHYSGSYQSLASPSVFSDLPTIAVRPLPYFEDVSEAVSNLREKLEGILKREWCRISTRVNLVDVLHPPEPKTRADFLQYSCRLTLDAHTLHRQLFLSELNRKVKLKRKGYSYPSGPDRFTQLCQVLCREGLSGRCYWEVEWSGWKIYAGASYKDISRSGPADDCQFGHNDKSWSLECCSNGYFFRHNNVKTEVARPQSSRVGLYLDHQAGTLSFYSVSDKMTLLHRVQTKFTQPLYPGFWLHCFKTTAELCELE